One genomic segment of Acinetobacter sp. C26M includes these proteins:
- a CDS encoding response regulator transcription factor: MPQTLNSQASILIIDDEPQIRKFLDIALRAQGYQVHVAENGMKGLEVLATRGADLLILDLGLPDMDGQDVLIELRQWSAIPVIVLSARPDENQKIKLLDAGANDYVTKPFSIQELCARIRVMFRNMPQQLEHHLVFNDGQLCIDVAEHTAKLGGEEIALTKKEFQLLALLIRHQGKIVTQKQIMTELWGITHEEDTHYLRILVKKLRTKIGDSAITPKYIFTIAGVGLRFGE, from the coding sequence ATGCCGCAAACATTAAATTCTCAAGCATCTATTCTCATTATTGATGATGAACCACAAATTCGGAAGTTTCTGGATATTGCCTTACGTGCCCAAGGTTATCAAGTTCATGTAGCTGAAAATGGCATGAAAGGGTTAGAGGTTTTGGCGACACGTGGTGCGGATTTGTTGATTCTCGACCTTGGTCTACCAGATATGGATGGACAGGATGTTTTGATTGAGTTACGACAATGGTCTGCTATTCCTGTGATTGTGTTATCTGCGCGTCCCGATGAAAACCAGAAAATTAAGCTATTGGATGCAGGGGCGAATGATTATGTTACCAAGCCTTTTAGTATCCAGGAGTTATGTGCGCGTATTCGAGTGATGTTTAGGAATATGCCACAACAGTTGGAGCACCATTTAGTCTTTAATGACGGGCAACTGTGTATTGATGTTGCTGAGCATACAGCCAAGCTGGGTGGTGAAGAAATCGCCTTGACCAAAAAAGAATTTCAATTGTTGGCTTTATTGATTCGCCATCAGGGCAAGATTGTGACACAAAAACAAATTATGACCGAGTTATGGGGGATTACCCATGAAGAAGATACTCATTATCTCAGGATCTTGGTGAAAAAGCTCAGAACCAAAATCGGAGATTCTGCAATAACACCTAAATATATTTTTACGATTGCTGGAGTCGGATTGAGGTTTGGAGAATAG
- a CDS encoding sensor histidine kinase KdpD has protein sequence MQIDRNHKADAWLAHSQREQSGRLTIFLGAAPGVGKTYAMLTRAHELMQQGQHVMVGVVETHGRSDTERLIQGLNVVPRKAVEYQGRILEEMDLDQILKLKPEIVLVDELAHRNVPNSRHEYRWQDVNELLDAGIDVYSTLNIQHLESLNDVVYQITGIRVSETVPDALLKRLKDIRLVDLPVPELLERMQHGKIYLADVAPHALQGFFKPAHLTALRDLAIQTVAGQVEIDYREKFVAQGQIIPIQNHVMLAIDGSEFSEDLVRRAHRIAERRNAIWSVISIQKSQNSNTQVFAVTKAFNLARKLGADTYLLYSNHIASTILQAAYDYGASNILLGKSPKKSLWQRLFSDHIADQLLEKQHPFEITFVQPLKVKNNNEAKPQLDSARSSWFEQSLAFNPREMIESILIVLLGLITATVSDHFIGYSELALIFVVTVLIVAMRARMFITILSVVICFLLYNYFFIEPRFTLRISAERGVMTIIIFIISALLVGRLANQLRAQVLSLRAANSVSLQMQELERKLSSCVDIEQVLNIAKQHLESSLNATVWLRIGTKELGDSRLFNEKDQIAANWTQKNAKPCGRFTNTLTQSAWWFNPLNLVGDYGVIAIRFNQNTDSISFEQQRLAELMIDDIAQTASRVQLSLQLENSRVVAETEKLRSALLSSVSHDLRSPLAAMIGSADSLKYYGEQMSEADRESLLDTIHVEGERLDRYIQNLLDMTRLGHQGLSLSRDWIGVEELIGSATQRLKRYQPKVNIDVAIKQDLPQLYVHPALIEQAIFNVLENAAKFSPDNVPIEVRIQQDEGDLQIDIIDQGVGIPEEEREQIFDMFYTMQRGDRGKTGTGLGLAIVKAIIGAHMGSIEALAGTYGQGTLIRIRLPLHQD, from the coding sequence ATGCAGATTGACCGTAATCATAAAGCAGATGCATGGTTGGCTCATAGTCAGCGTGAACAGTCTGGACGTTTGACCATTTTCTTGGGTGCAGCACCAGGGGTGGGTAAAACCTATGCCATGCTGACTCGAGCACATGAATTGATGCAGCAAGGGCAACATGTGATGGTTGGGGTGGTTGAAACTCACGGTCGATCTGATACTGAGCGTTTAATTCAAGGACTCAATGTTGTTCCAAGGAAAGCTGTGGAGTATCAAGGTCGAATTTTGGAGGAGATGGATCTTGATCAAATTCTTAAATTAAAACCTGAAATTGTTTTGGTGGATGAACTCGCGCATCGTAATGTACCCAATAGCCGACATGAATATCGCTGGCAGGATGTGAATGAGTTGCTGGATGCAGGCATTGATGTGTATAGCACTTTAAATATTCAGCATTTAGAAAGCCTGAATGATGTGGTTTATCAAATCACGGGCATTCGGGTCAGCGAAACGGTTCCCGATGCGTTATTAAAACGCTTGAAAGATATCCGTCTGGTTGATTTGCCTGTTCCAGAGCTGTTGGAACGAATGCAGCACGGCAAGATTTATTTGGCAGATGTTGCACCACACGCATTACAAGGCTTTTTTAAACCTGCACATTTAACCGCTTTACGTGATTTGGCGATTCAAACAGTTGCAGGGCAGGTTGAAATTGATTATCGGGAAAAGTTTGTTGCCCAAGGACAGATTATCCCTATTCAAAATCATGTAATGTTGGCGATTGATGGTTCAGAGTTTTCCGAAGATTTAGTCCGACGAGCACATCGTATTGCAGAAAGACGTAATGCAATCTGGAGTGTAATTTCAATCCAAAAAAGTCAGAATTCGAATACACAAGTCTTTGCTGTGACGAAGGCCTTTAATCTGGCAAGAAAACTTGGTGCAGATACTTATTTACTCTATAGCAATCATATTGCATCGACTATTTTACAAGCAGCTTATGATTATGGTGCGTCTAATATTTTATTGGGGAAAAGCCCTAAAAAATCGTTGTGGCAGCGTTTATTCTCAGATCATATTGCGGATCAACTGTTAGAAAAACAGCATCCATTTGAGATCACATTTGTTCAACCCTTAAAAGTTAAAAACAATAATGAGGCTAAACCACAGCTAGATAGTGCTCGTTCTTCTTGGTTCGAGCAAAGTTTAGCATTTAACCCACGTGAGATGATCGAAAGTATTCTGATCGTTTTGTTGGGATTGATTACCGCAACCGTGAGTGATCATTTTATTGGTTATAGCGAGCTGGCTTTAATTTTTGTGGTCACCGTACTTATTGTGGCGATGCGAGCACGGATGTTCATCACTATTCTAAGTGTCGTGATTTGCTTCTTGCTGTATAACTATTTCTTTATTGAACCACGATTTACACTTCGAATTAGTGCAGAGCGTGGGGTGATGACGATTATCATCTTTATCATTTCAGCATTGTTGGTGGGGCGTTTAGCCAATCAATTACGCGCTCAAGTATTGAGTTTACGTGCAGCGAATTCAGTTTCCTTACAAATGCAGGAATTGGAACGGAAACTATCCAGTTGTGTCGATATTGAACAAGTTTTGAATATCGCCAAGCAACATTTAGAAAGCTCTTTAAATGCAACAGTTTGGCTAAGAATTGGAACAAAGGAATTAGGGGATAGCCGTTTATTTAATGAAAAAGATCAAATTGCGGCAAATTGGACTCAGAAAAATGCCAAACCATGTGGACGTTTTACCAATACTTTAACTCAATCAGCATGGTGGTTTAATCCACTGAATTTGGTGGGGGACTATGGTGTTATCGCTATTCGATTTAATCAAAATACAGATAGCATTAGTTTTGAGCAGCAGCGTTTAGCTGAGTTAATGATTGATGATATTGCTCAAACCGCTTCTCGCGTACAGTTGTCTTTACAGTTGGAAAACTCCCGCGTAGTTGCTGAAACTGAAAAGTTACGTTCAGCTTTACTTTCATCTGTTTCCCATGATTTACGTTCACCGTTGGCTGCAATGATTGGTTCAGCAGACAGCCTGAAATACTATGGCGAGCAAATGTCTGAAGCGGATCGAGAAAGTTTACTGGATACCATTCATGTTGAAGGTGAACGGCTGGATCGCTATATTCAAAATTTACTGGATATGACCCGATTAGGTCATCAAGGTTTAAGCTTAAGTCGGGACTGGATTGGGGTAGAAGAGCTGATTGGTTCTGCCACGCAGCGACTTAAACGTTATCAGCCTAAGGTCAACATTGATGTAGCAATAAAACAAGATTTACCACAATTGTATGTCCATCCTGCTTTGATTGAGCAAGCGATATTTAATGTGCTAGAAAATGCAGCTAAGTTTTCACCTGATAATGTGCCAATTGAAGTACGGATCCAACAGGATGAAGGTGATCTTCAGATTGATATTATTGACCAAGGTGTTGGCATTCCAGAAGAGGAGCGAGAGCAAATCTTTGATATGTTCTATACCATGCAACGTGGGGATCGCGGTAAAACAGGCACTGGATTAGGTCTTGCAATTGTCAAAGCGATTATTGGGGCGCATATGGGGAGTATTGAAGCTTTGGCAGGTACATATGGTCAGGGCACTTTAATTAGAATACGATTACCACTGCATCAGGATTAA
- the kdpC gene encoding potassium-transporting ATPase subunit KdpC — MNTLLNHEQLNQHDLTLSGQGHSVLGPSLGLTAVGFLIAGLLYSTVSVSIAQLIFPKQANGSLIELDGKIVGSSLVGQNFVSEQYFHGRPSAVSYNVDGMAGSNLAVSNPDLQKQIKERTVQFAHNNHVSEQQVPNDIVTASGSGIDPDISPESALLQVKRVAEQRHLPEQQLRDLVQQQTQPAQFNLYGQARVNVLQLNLALDQLSSKPH, encoded by the coding sequence ATGAATACTTTATTGAATCATGAGCAATTGAATCAACATGACTTGACATTATCAGGTCAAGGGCATTCGGTCTTAGGTCCTAGTCTTGGGCTGACAGCTGTGGGTTTCTTAATTGCAGGGTTGCTGTACTCTACCGTTAGTGTGTCTATTGCGCAGTTGATTTTTCCGAAGCAGGCTAATGGCAGTTTGATTGAACTGGATGGCAAAATTGTTGGTTCAAGTTTGGTGGGGCAAAACTTTGTCAGTGAACAATATTTTCATGGTCGCCCAAGTGCGGTAAGTTACAATGTCGATGGGATGGCGGGAAGTAATTTGGCGGTTTCTAATCCTGACTTACAAAAACAAATTAAGGAAAGAACAGTGCAATTTGCTCACAATAATCATGTTTCAGAGCAGCAGGTACCTAACGATATAGTCACGGCATCAGGCAGTGGGATTGATCCTGATATTTCACCTGAGAGTGCATTATTACAAGTGAAACGTGTGGCAGAACAACGTCATTTACCTGAACAGCAACTGCGAGATTTAGTGCAACAACAGACTCAGCCTGCTCAGTTCAATCTCTATGGGCAAGCTCGAGTCAACGTTTTACAGTTGAATCTAGCCTTAGATCAATTGTCGTCTAAACCTCATTAA
- the kdpB gene encoding potassium-transporting ATPase subunit KdpB: MKHSNATQQMDILNKEIIQQTFHKLLPQYAFKNPVMACVWVGTVLTIAATLMGSTSLGFGLLLSLILLVTVLFANYAEAVAEAKGRGQAASLRQARENLTANRILDLDAVPNTISANLLKKDDLVIVKAGEIVPADGEIIQGFATINESAVTGESAPVLREANTDRSGVIGGTKVLSDEIIIRVSNEAGHSFLDRMIALVEGANRQKTPNEIALSILLNIMTITFIVVVATLPFIGSMVGIKISMVLLIALLVCLIPTTIGGLLPAIGIAGMNRALKANVLAKSGKAVEVAGDIDVLLLDKTGTITYGDRQATAFYPLAGVTPTELRQAAMLTSFADPTPEGKSVVSLGKEMGENIREPQDAEFIQFSASTRLSGVDLVTGQKIRKGAVDAILKFTNQEIKDNIELKTRVEQIASKGATPLVVASNHSILGVIELSDVIKQGIKERFAQLREMGIKTIMVTGDNPLTAAAIAAEAGVDDYIAEARPEDKLACIRNEQAAGKLVAMVGDGTNDAPALAQADIGLAMNSGTQAAKEAGNMVDLDSDPTKLLDVVEIGKQQLITRGALTTFSLANDVSKYFVILPALFAVAIPELGVLNILQLGSPSSAVISALIFNALIIPMLIPLALRGVQFKPASALQLLRRNMLIYGVGGVIFPFIAIKLIDLIVSLWI, from the coding sequence ATGAAACATTCAAATGCGACACAACAGATGGATATTTTGAATAAAGAAATTATTCAGCAAACTTTTCATAAACTGTTGCCACAATATGCTTTTAAAAATCCTGTTATGGCATGTGTCTGGGTCGGAACCGTTTTGACTATTGCGGCCACTTTGATGGGGAGCACTAGCTTAGGTTTTGGTTTATTGCTGAGCTTAATTTTATTGGTGACCGTCTTATTTGCGAATTATGCAGAAGCGGTCGCAGAAGCCAAAGGTCGAGGACAAGCAGCATCATTGCGTCAGGCACGTGAAAACTTAACAGCAAATCGTATTTTAGATTTAGATGCAGTACCGAATACGATTTCTGCCAATCTACTCAAAAAAGATGATTTGGTGATTGTCAAAGCTGGTGAGATTGTTCCAGCAGATGGGGAGATTATTCAAGGTTTTGCCACCATCAATGAGTCGGCAGTTACTGGTGAGTCTGCACCTGTATTGCGTGAAGCCAACACTGATCGTTCAGGTGTGATTGGTGGTACTAAAGTTTTGTCAGATGAAATTATTATTCGGGTCAGTAATGAAGCTGGTCATAGCTTTCTAGACCGTATGATTGCCTTGGTTGAAGGTGCAAACCGTCAGAAAACACCAAATGAGATCGCGTTAAGTATTTTGCTTAATATCATGACTATTACCTTTATTGTGGTGGTAGCGACATTACCATTTATTGGCTCAATGGTGGGAATCAAAATCAGTATGGTTTTACTGATTGCGCTGTTGGTATGTTTGATTCCAACTACGATTGGGGGCTTATTACCTGCAATTGGGATCGCTGGGATGAACCGTGCTTTAAAAGCCAATGTCTTGGCTAAATCAGGGAAAGCGGTTGAGGTTGCCGGTGATATTGATGTGTTGTTGTTGGATAAAACAGGCACGATCACCTATGGCGACCGTCAGGCCACTGCTTTTTATCCATTGGCAGGTGTGACTCCAACCGAGTTACGCCAAGCAGCGATGTTAACTTCATTTGCTGACCCAACCCCTGAAGGTAAATCCGTGGTGAGTTTGGGTAAAGAAATGGGCGAGAACATTCGTGAACCTCAAGATGCCGAATTCATTCAGTTTAGTGCATCGACACGATTATCTGGGGTGGACTTGGTGACCGGACAAAAGATTCGTAAAGGTGCTGTCGATGCTATTCTTAAATTTACCAATCAAGAGATCAAAGACAACATTGAACTTAAAACTCGTGTTGAACAAATCGCCTCTAAAGGTGCGACACCACTCGTAGTAGCTTCGAATCACAGTATTTTAGGGGTAATTGAACTCTCGGATGTAATCAAACAAGGCATTAAAGAACGGTTTGCACAGTTACGTGAGATGGGCATCAAAACCATTATGGTCACAGGGGATAATCCGCTGACTGCCGCAGCAATTGCTGCTGAAGCAGGTGTAGATGATTATATTGCTGAGGCAAGACCTGAAGATAAATTGGCCTGTATTCGTAATGAACAAGCTGCAGGTAAACTGGTCGCGATGGTGGGGGATGGTACCAATGATGCTCCTGCTTTGGCTCAGGCGGATATTGGCCTAGCCATGAACTCAGGCACTCAGGCTGCGAAAGAAGCAGGCAATATGGTGGACTTGGATTCTGATCCAACTAAATTGCTTGATGTGGTCGAAATTGGGAAGCAGCAATTGATTACTCGTGGTGCATTAACCACATTCTCTTTAGCCAATGACGTTTCTAAATACTTTGTGATCTTACCTGCGCTGTTTGCAGTAGCAATTCCTGAACTTGGGGTACTGAATATTTTGCAATTGGGTAGTCCAAGCAGTGCAGTAATTTCTGCATTGATCTTTAATGCCTTGATTATTCCGATGCTGATTCCATTGGCATTAAGAGGTGTGCAGTTCAAGCCAGCGAGTGCTTTGCAATTGTTACGCCGTAATATGCTGATTTACGGTGTAGGTGGTGTGATCTTTCCGTTTATTGCGATCAAGTTAATTGACCTTATTGTGTCATTGTGGATTTAG
- the kdpA gene encoding potassium-transporting ATPase subunit KdpA, producing MWEFISVFILSLLLAYPLGAYLADVMQAKPMKSDRLFKWIEQPIYAVLNVKQVGMNWRQYLAAFLLSNVLLLGASVTVLMTQAWLPLNPDHIPNMNWDLALHTTISFLTNTNQQHYSGQAQLSYLSQMTVIVGLQYLSPIVGLALLVAMLRALFLQSRQTEDSDQKNWNQINLGNYWMDIIRPLFRFFIPLGLIFSLLLTFQGVPATLSAGPTAQVLDQSSEVQTQHIPLGPVAPMVAIKQLGSNGGGWYGPNSSVPLENPTPLSNVIEMIAILLIPLSAVFMVGRFIQRKKLMWMIFGTMLLMSLASTLLTLWTEKSSLISNTALMEGKELRFGVEASALWGSLTTQVNNGSVNMMHDSASPLTGLVELCNMLINAIWGGIGCGLLQFFIYLFLAVFIAGLMTGRTPELFGRKIEVTEIKLLALVILLQPVVILGLTAIAIAFPAITGNSNPAFHGISQVFYEYVSAYANNGSGFEGLGDNTLWWNLSASIALLAGRYSVLIIPVLIAVSLATKAQAAESKGSLHIESPTFALTLIGIVLILTLLQFMPVLVIGPIADYLSIKV from the coding sequence ATGTGGGAATTTATTTCTGTATTTATCCTTTCATTGCTGTTGGCTTACCCGCTAGGTGCTTATCTTGCGGATGTGATGCAGGCAAAACCAATGAAAAGCGACCGATTGTTTAAATGGATTGAGCAACCGATTTATGCTGTTCTAAATGTGAAGCAAGTCGGTATGAATTGGCGGCAATATCTTGCTGCTTTCCTACTCAGTAACGTTTTATTGCTGGGCGCTAGCGTTACCGTTTTAATGACTCAAGCATGGTTGCCACTGAATCCTGATCATATTCCCAATATGAACTGGGATTTGGCATTACATACCACTATTTCATTCCTGACCAATACCAACCAGCAACATTACTCAGGACAGGCTCAACTGTCGTATTTATCACAAATGACGGTAATCGTTGGGCTGCAATATTTGTCTCCAATTGTTGGGCTTGCTTTATTGGTTGCAATGTTACGAGCTTTGTTCCTGCAATCACGTCAAACAGAAGATTCAGATCAAAAGAATTGGAATCAGATTAATCTAGGTAATTATTGGATGGATATCATTCGACCATTATTTAGATTCTTCATTCCATTAGGACTTATTTTTTCTTTGTTACTGACCTTTCAAGGTGTTCCAGCAACATTATCTGCTGGCCCGACAGCACAGGTCTTAGATCAAAGCTCTGAGGTACAAACACAACATATTCCACTTGGTCCTGTTGCGCCAATGGTCGCGATTAAACAACTGGGTAGTAATGGTGGCGGCTGGTATGGGCCAAATAGCAGTGTGCCGTTAGAAAACCCAACGCCGTTATCGAATGTGATTGAGATGATTGCGATCTTACTTATTCCATTGTCAGCAGTATTTATGGTTGGACGCTTTATCCAGCGTAAGAAATTGATGTGGATGATTTTTGGCACCATGTTGCTGATGTCATTGGCTTCAACCTTATTAACCTTGTGGACTGAAAAATCTTCGTTAATTTCAAACACAGCGTTGATGGAGGGGAAAGAGCTTCGCTTTGGTGTTGAAGCATCTGCCCTGTGGGGAAGTTTGACCACACAAGTCAATAATGGCTCGGTCAATATGATGCATGATTCAGCCTCACCACTGACAGGATTGGTTGAGCTGTGCAATATGCTGATTAATGCCATTTGGGGCGGGATTGGTTGTGGCTTATTGCAGTTCTTTATTTACCTGTTTCTTGCTGTCTTTATCGCAGGCTTGATGACAGGGCGTACCCCTGAATTGTTTGGTCGAAAAATTGAAGTCACTGAAATTAAGTTGTTAGCGCTTGTGATTCTATTACAGCCTGTGGTGATTCTTGGTTTGACTGCAATCGCAATTGCATTCCCAGCAATTACAGGGAATTCAAATCCAGCATTCCATGGGATTAGCCAAGTGTTTTATGAATATGTTTCAGCTTACGCAAACAATGGCTCTGGTTTTGAAGGTTTAGGCGATAACACCCTATGGTGGAATCTCAGTGCCAGTATCGCTTTATTAGCAGGGCGTTATAGCGTGCTAATCATTCCAGTCTTGATTGCAGTCAGTTTAGCAACCAAAGCTCAAGCAGCGGAAAGCAAAGGTTCATTACACATTGAATCACCGACATTTGCTTTGACCTTGATCGGGATCGTGTTGATTCTCACCTTATTGCAATTCATGCCGGTGTTGGTGATTGGACCAATTGCTGACTATTTATCGATAAAAGTTTAA